One stretch of Gouania willdenowi chromosome 16, fGouWil2.1, whole genome shotgun sequence DNA includes these proteins:
- the rps27.2 gene encoding 40S ribosomal protein S27.2, with protein sequence MPLAKELLHPSPEEERRRHKKKRLVQSPNSYFMDVKCPGCYKITTVFSHAQTVVLCVGCSTVLCQPTGGKARLTEGCSFRRKQH encoded by the exons ATGCCT CTCGCCAAAGAATTGCTGCACCCCAGCCCTGAAGAGGAAAGGAGAAGGCACAAAAAGAAGCGTCTCGTTCAGAGTccaaactcttattttatgGATGTCAAATGTCCAG GTTGCTACAAGATCACCACAGTGTTCAGCCACGCTCAGACGGTGGTGCTGTGTGTTGGTTGTTCCACAGTCCTGTGTCAGCCCACAGGAGGAAAGGCTCGTCTGACAGAAG GATGCTCTTTCAGGAGAAAACAGCACTAG